Proteins encoded in a region of the Stieleria neptunia genome:
- a CDS encoding ferritin-like domain-containing protein, whose protein sequence is MSHEAVIAQLNECLKHEWTGVAQYSQASFIVEGVWREVYAKTFMDNAEESFGHAKLVGDKIVALGGVPAATRNEIKQTRDLQEILQNSLEFESKAVEMYTKALELAEGNRPLVIFLENILEEEQEGVDEFTKLLRNSETSVAASVDSKTA, encoded by the coding sequence ATGAGTCACGAAGCCGTCATCGCACAACTGAACGAATGCCTGAAACACGAGTGGACGGGCGTCGCGCAGTACTCCCAAGCGAGCTTCATCGTCGAAGGGGTGTGGCGTGAAGTCTATGCCAAGACCTTTATGGACAATGCCGAAGAATCATTCGGCCACGCGAAACTGGTCGGCGACAAGATCGTCGCACTCGGCGGTGTTCCCGCCGCGACACGCAACGAGATCAAACAGACCCGCGACCTGCAAGAGATCTTGCAAAACAGTCTCGAGTTCGAGTCCAAAGCGGTGGAGATGTACACCAAAGCACTGGAGTTGGCCGAAGGCAATCGCCCCTTGGTGATCTTCTTGGAAAACATTCTGGAAGAGGAACAAGAGGGAGTCGACGAGTTCACCAAACTGTTGCGAAACAGCGAGACCAGCGTCGCGGCAAGCGTCGACAGCAAGACGGCGTAA
- a CDS encoding IS110 family RNA-guided transposase, with product MKQKYNRVIGIDVASDKIDVNDSAGKIAKQLPNTISAISKKLFKRIQDTENTLVVCEATGGYEYLIVEAAHDAGVPICVANPRQVRDFAKGHGYLEKTDVIDAFMIRRFGEDVEIHLTPPRTAQEKEFLSTVRRRTQVKDLLSQEQNRLSQTRDKFAAQQIKETISHLKKQLKSLDKRIEKMLKDLSKVDPKVEILFSVSGVGPVTAATLLAELPELGQLNRGQIAKLVGVAPLANQTGKSDKKRKVRGGRSQVRSVLYMATLVATKHNPVIKRFYDRLIAKGKIKKLALVASMRKLLTILNNMIHCGESWKNPQVNAKKEQKATTAPSLN from the coding sequence ATGAAACAGAAGTACAACCGTGTCATTGGTATTGACGTCGCGTCAGACAAAATTGATGTCAATGACTCCGCAGGAAAGATTGCCAAACAATTGCCCAACACGATTTCAGCGATCAGCAAAAAGCTGTTCAAGAGAATCCAAGACACTGAAAATACATTGGTTGTCTGTGAAGCAACTGGCGGCTACGAATATCTGATTGTGGAGGCTGCTCACGACGCTGGTGTACCGATTTGCGTGGCCAACCCGAGGCAGGTCCGTGACTTTGCCAAAGGGCATGGCTATTTGGAGAAGACCGATGTGATCGATGCATTCATGATCCGCCGTTTTGGCGAAGATGTGGAAATCCATCTGACACCTCCTCGCACGGCGCAAGAGAAAGAATTTCTTTCAACAGTGCGGCGTCGAACCCAAGTGAAAGATTTGCTCTCCCAGGAGCAAAACCGACTCAGTCAAACCCGTGACAAGTTTGCCGCTCAACAAATCAAGGAAACGATTTCGCACCTGAAAAAGCAGCTAAAAAGCCTCGACAAACGCATCGAAAAGATGCTCAAGGACCTCAGTAAAGTCGATCCCAAAGTAGAAATCTTGTTCAGCGTCAGTGGAGTTGGTCCAGTCACCGCTGCGACACTCCTGGCCGAGCTGCCAGAACTGGGACAACTCAACCGAGGTCAAATTGCCAAACTTGTCGGTGTTGCTCCGTTGGCCAACCAAACAGGCAAGAGCGACAAGAAACGAAAGGTCCGAGGTGGACGTTCACAAGTCCGAAGCGTGCTCTACATGGCGACACTGGTTGCAACGAAACACAACCCAGTCATCAAACGTTTCTACGATCGGCTTATCGCCAAAGGTAAAATCAAAAAGTTAGCTTTGGTAGCGAGCATGCGCAAACTCCTGACGATTCTCAACAACATGATTCACTGCGGCGAATCATGGAAGAACCCTCAGGTCAATGCGAAAAAGGAGCAAAAGGCGACTACGGCACCGTCGCTAAACTAG
- the cutA gene encoding divalent-cation tolerance protein CutA, translating into MTDAPSVLVCWTTVSEQEQARAIAQALLERRVAACVQIDAPIESHYCWDGRVCCETEVRLVIKTSVGQAARLKETLRALHPYEVPQIVMLRSVDVDREYARWVDEQTG; encoded by the coding sequence ATGACCGACGCCCCTTCCGTGCTGGTTTGCTGGACCACGGTTTCCGAGCAGGAGCAGGCGCGGGCGATTGCCCAAGCGTTGCTGGAGCGTCGCGTGGCGGCCTGTGTCCAGATCGATGCGCCGATCGAGAGTCATTATTGCTGGGACGGACGGGTGTGCTGCGAAACGGAGGTTCGCTTGGTGATCAAGACGTCGGTCGGACAGGCGGCCCGGTTGAAAGAAACGTTGCGGGCGCTGCATCCGTACGAGGTGCCGCAAATCGTGATGCTGCGGAGTGTGGATGTGGATCGGGAGTACGCGCGGTGGGTGGACGAGCAGACGGGGTGA